One Weissella coleopterorum DNA segment encodes these proteins:
- a CDS encoding ArnT family glycosyltransferase — protein MTGYNAWTLANFQTDMWGHHYPFYLKAWGSGMNALYEYLMLPILKIWTLNIYSERAVSLITSLILLPIFYLFLKKIWNQKVATTGLLLLAINPWAIMIARQGLESNILPCILLIAFTCFVYQHYYWAAAFFALSIYAYSSVLLALPLILGVLYLWSLYQQQMTWFQAFKSAGIFLLIALPMILWFAVNSFNMSAFDLGFFSVERFTMIRKTLGGNPAQNWLLLGTQFDGLWQNATPISAITYIVNLFFAFIGLLMAVKMRQWVLGAWGSGIIALTFSVQGNINRYNLAWLAILALTALGLSKTWQWLSQHSNWLFQWLKILIIVILTLPNLLFLKQYFTTFNNTPAIQKVYNQGFEAALHKAKQQHGPINIIQPGNQRYSLVLFYDRPTPKEFISTVKFAPEKHEFLHITQFTNYTFTKQPIINQQTTVITPNYAHLKLSNEHYTSNKFGIYTVYQPK, from the coding sequence ATGACTGGATATAATGCTTGGACACTAGCTAACTTTCAAACCGATATGTGGGGGCATCACTATCCGTTTTATTTGAAAGCTTGGGGGAGTGGTATGAATGCCCTTTATGAATATTTAATGTTGCCCATTCTTAAAATATGGACTTTAAATATTTATTCTGAACGAGCCGTTTCATTAATAACCAGTCTGATCTTGCTCCCCATTTTCTACTTATTTTTAAAAAAAATCTGGAACCAAAAAGTAGCAACAACTGGTTTGCTTTTGTTGGCGATCAATCCTTGGGCCATCATGATTGCCCGTCAAGGTTTGGAATCAAATATTCTACCTTGTATCTTATTGATCGCTTTCACCTGTTTTGTCTACCAACACTACTATTGGGCAGCCGCTTTTTTCGCCTTGTCAATCTATGCGTATTCAAGTGTCCTTCTCGCCCTTCCCTTAATCTTAGGGGTATTATATCTTTGGTCTCTTTACCAGCAACAAATGACCTGGTTTCAGGCTTTTAAATCAGCCGGAATCTTTCTACTAATTGCTTTACCAATGATCCTATGGTTTGCCGTTAACTCATTTAATATGTCCGCTTTTGATTTAGGTTTCTTTTCCGTTGAAAGATTCACGATGATCCGTAAAACATTAGGCGGGAATCCAGCACAAAATTGGTTATTACTGGGGACCCAATTTGATGGTCTTTGGCAAAATGCAACCCCAATTTCAGCCATCACCTACATCGTTAATTTGTTTTTTGCTTTTATCGGCCTGCTGATGGCTGTGAAAATGCGACAATGGGTACTGGGCGCTTGGGGGAGTGGTATTATTGCATTAACTTTTTCAGTACAAGGAAATATTAATCGTTATAATTTAGCTTGGTTGGCTATTCTAGCTCTGACAGCACTGGGTTTAAGCAAGACTTGGCAATGGCTTAGCCAACACTCTAATTGGCTATTTCAATGGCTGAAAATATTAATAATCGTAATCCTCACGCTGCCGAATCTCTTATTTCTCAAACAATATTTCACAACATTTAATAACACCCCTGCCATTCAAAAAGTCTATAATCAAGGCTTTGAGGCAGCCCTACACAAAGCAAAGCAGCAGCATGGACCTATTAATATTATTCAACCAGGCAATCAACGATACTCCCTGGTCTTATTCTATGACCGACCGACCCCAAAAGAATTTATCAGCACAGTAAAATTCGCCCCCGAGAAACATGAATTTTTACATATTACTCAATTTACAAACTACACTTTCACTAAACAGCCGATTATAAATCAACAGACTACGGTTATTACTCCTAATTACGCTCATCTAAAGTTATCAAACGAACATTACACCTCAAATAAATTTGGTATTTATACCGTTTATCAGCCAAAATAA
- the rplL gene encoding 50S ribosomal protein L7/L12: MAFDKDSIIASLKEATIMDLADLVSAIEEEFGVSAAAPVAAAGAAGGDAAAQTEFDVELTSAGNAKVQVIKAVREITGLGLKDAKGLVDNAPSVIKEGLSEDEANELKAKLEETGAEVTVK, translated from the coding sequence ATGGCTTTTGATAAGGATTCAATCATCGCTTCATTGAAGGAAGCAACGATCATGGACTTGGCTGACTTGGTTTCAGCTATCGAAGAAGAATTTGGTGTTTCAGCTGCTGCCCCTGTTGCCGCTGCTGGTGCTGCTGGTGGTGACGCCGCTGCTCAAACTGAATTCGATGTTGAATTGACTTCAGCAGGTAACGCTAAGGTTCAAGTAATCAAGGCTGTTCGTGAAATTACTGGTTTGGGATTGAAGGATGCTAAGGGTCTTGTAGACAACGCACCTTCAGTTATCAAGGAAGGTCTTTCAGAAGACGAAGCTAACGAATTGAAGGCTAAGTTGGAAGAAACTGGAGCCGAAGTTACTGTTAAGTAA
- the rplJ gene encoding 50S ribosomal protein L10 has translation MSEATIAVKAQKVEEIASKFKDATTSVVVDVRGLTVEQSNNLRKSLREEGVELKVIKNKVLTRAAEAADLSALNDLFAGPSAVAFSNEDAIAPARILKKYADEIEALEIKGGVVDGNIASVEDINKYAALPDRDGLLSMLLSTLQAPVRNVAYAVKAVSDAKAEA, from the coding sequence ATGAGTGAAGCAACAATTGCTGTTAAAGCCCAAAAAGTAGAAGAAATTGCATCAAAGTTTAAAGATGCAACGACTTCTGTTGTGGTTGACGTCCGTGGATTGACAGTTGAACAATCTAATAACTTACGTAAGTCATTACGTGAGGAAGGCGTTGAGTTGAAGGTTATCAAGAACAAAGTTTTGACGCGTGCCGCCGAAGCTGCTGACTTGTCAGCCTTGAACGACTTGTTTGCCGGTCCTTCAGCTGTTGCATTTTCAAACGAAGATGCAATCGCTCCAGCCCGGATCTTGAAGAAGTATGCTGATGAAATCGAAGCCCTTGAAATCAAGGGTGGTGTGGTTGACGGAAACATTGCTAGTGTCGAAGACATTAACAAGTATGCCGCTTTGCCAGACCGCGATGGATTGCTTTCAATGTTGTTGTCAACATTGCAAGCACCTGTTCGTAACGTCGCTTATGCCGTTAAGGCTGTGTCAGACGCGAAGGCAGAAGCATAA